In one window of Temnothorax longispinosus isolate EJ_2023e unplaced genomic scaffold, Tlon_JGU_v1 HiC_scaffold_17, whole genome shotgun sequence DNA:
- the LOC139823729 gene encoding uncharacterized protein isoform X1, with product MASTNESLTAPATKKRARMGTPRPGAPRLETETEIRPGSSAPQLSAEVVTLQDMMQEIRQMREEYAALLRQREAEPQRRELPQLSFFSFNATRDTGARAAAVAEVSRGNFGDARARAAAEVTPGNCARTELGFKLKPDTFDDSTPLREFLSQFLLIARANNWDDASKSVALAASLRGKARTVLESVKNLDNLCFEELKSKLETCFGEGGLSQNFYTQFTGRKQRNGEDLASLGSDLERLSRLAYPECSFSVRDKIVCAQFVSALSDGFLRRTLQLEGVTSLKTAVERAKAIKIIQGNSFERKREYFGKNFENVEGKVGEKKEGEDGKDSAPRGSCRTNQCWSCGETEHFRSECPNYEKN from the coding sequence ATGGCGAGCACCAACGAGTCATTGACAGCGCCGGCGACGAAAAAGAGAGCGCGGATGGGAACCCCGAGACCGGGCGCTCCACGGCTCGAGACAGAGACTGAGATACGACCCGGTTCGAGCGCTCCTCAGCTCTCAGCGGAAGTTGTAACACTGCAGGACATGATGCAGGAGATTCGCCAGATGCGTGAGGAGTACGCGGCGTTGCTGCGACAACGGGAAGCGGAGCCACAGCGACGAGAACTCCCGCAGCTAAGTTTCTTTTCATTTAACGCGACCAGAGATACGGGAGCGCGGGCCGCCGCGGTCGCGGAAGTGTCGCGCGGAAATTTCGGTGACGCGAGAGCGCGAGCCGCCGCGGAAGTAACGCCCGGAAATTGTGCGCGTACGGAATTAGGCTTCAAGCTGAAGCCCGACACGTTCGACGACTCGACGCCGCTGCGAGAATTCCTCTCCCAATTTCTTCTCATCGCGCGCGCAAATAATTGGGACGACGCGTCAAAATCCGTTGCGCTGGCCGCGAGTCTTAGGGGAAAAGCGCGCACGGTATTAGAGTCTGTCAAAAATTTAGATAACTTATGCTTCGAAgaattaaaatcgaaattgGAGACGTGCTTCGGCGAAGGGGGTTTGTCGCAAAACTTTTATACGCAATTTACGGGTCGAAAGCAGAGAAATGGAGAGGATTTGGCTTCTCTTGGCTCGGATTTAGAAAGACTTTCGCGATTAGCTTACCCCGAGTGTTCTTTTTCGGTTCGAGATAAGATCGTGTGCGCGCAATTTGTTTCTGCGTTATCTGACGGTTTTTTGAGAAGGACTCTCCAGTTGGAGGGAGTAACTTCCTTAAAAACAGCCGTCGAAAGGGCgaaagcgataaaaattattcagggGAATagttttgaaagaaaaagggaATATTTCGGAAAGAATTTTGAGAATGTGGAAGGAAAGGTgggagaaaagaaagaggggGAGGATGGAAAGGACAGCGCGCCTCGAGGGAGTTGCAGGACCAATCAGTGTTGGTCCTGCGGAGAAACGGAGCATTTCCGTTCTGAGTGCCCCaattatgagaaaaattag
- the LOC139823729 gene encoding uncharacterized protein isoform X2, with product MSSQCSVDSFYNRCMYKKCKNGKSHGKRLFRFPKQDARCKTWICNTGNTHLEKMSVNTIRKLGLCEDHFLDTSFTNATKERLTRDAVPVAYENASSLTNEENVEVQEMQRHSSVAQFSTNNDMLLEEQMPQSSIANEENVEVEEMQRHSPVAQLSTNDENIILEEQTPQECALRTYRPAAVLNFEISAEEEDVMEWVRLEPPVHQNVKRKDNSTEINIKQK from the exons ATGTCGAGTCAGTGCTCTGTAGATAGCTTTTACAATAGGTGCATGTACAAAAAGTGCAAGAATGGGAAATCGCATGGGAAACGGCTATTCAGATTCCCAAAGCAAGATGCAAGATGCAAAACGTGGATATGCAATACAG GAAATActcatttagaaaaaatgtcaGTGAATACTATCAGAAAATTGGGATTATGCGAAGATCATTTCCTCGACACGTCATTTACAAATGCAACGAAAGAACGATTGACACGGGATGCTGTACCAGTTGCGTATGAAAACGCTAGTTCACTAACAAATGAAGAAAATGTTGAAGTGCAAGAAATGCAAAGACATAGCTCGGTAGCACAATTTTCAACCAACAATGACATGCTATTAGAAGAACAAATGCCTCAAAGTTCAATAGCAAATGAAGAAAATGTAGAAGTGGAAGAAATGCAAAGACATAGCCCAGTAGCACAACTTTCAACCAACGATGAGAACATAATATTGGAAGAACAAACGCCTCAAGAATGTGCCCTGCGGACGTACAGGCCTGCTGCggttttaaattttgaaatatctgcGGAAGAGGAAGACGTAATGGAATGGGTGCGTCTGGAGCCACCTGTTCATCAAAATGTTAAACGCAAAGATAACAgcactgaaataaatattaaacaaaaatag